TTTGCTTCATCGGGACTTTTTGAATATGTTCAGTTATTTATCATTTCAAACGGAACACATACAAAATATTACAGCAATACTACACGCGCTTCGCACATCAAAGAATCAAGTGAAGGGGCAGCAAAAAAAGGAAAGCGTACGAGCAGTAGTTATGAATTTACCAGTTGGTGGGCAGATGCTATCAACCGACCGATCACCGATTTAATGGATTTTGCCAAAACATTTTTTTCTAAACATACACTTTTAAATATATTGACCCGCTATTGTGTATTTACCACTGAACAACAGCTTTTGGTGATGCGACCATATCAGATAGTGGCAACTGAGCGAATATTGAATCGAATAGAAGTCAGTACTAATTATAAAAAGCTTGGCACCGTTGAGGCCGGTGGATATATCTGGCATACAACCGGATCTGGGAAAACTTTGACAAGCTTCAAGACAGCACAATTGGCAAGTAAATTATCGTACGTAGACAAAGTTATATTTGTTGTTGATCGCAAGGATTTAGACTACCAGACAATGCGAGAATATGACAAATTTCAGAAAGGCGCGGCAAACAGCAATACTAGTACTGCAATTTTGAAACGTCAGTTGGAACATTCGACAGTACGTATTATTATTACCACTATTCAAAAGCTCGATCGTTTTATTGGACGCAATACAACGCATACAATTTTTAATGATCACGTCGTTCTTATATTTGACGAATGCCACCGCTCACAATTTGGTGATATGCACGCTGCGATTACAAAAACGTTTAAGAATTACAATTTATTTGGTTTTACCGGCACTCCGATCTTTGCGATGAACGCGTCTTCTGGTGGTCGGCCAGATTTAAAAACCACCGAACAAGCATTTGGTGAAAAATTACACGCCTATACTATCGTGGATGCAATCGCTGATAAAAACGTTTTGCCCTTTAAAGTCAATTATGTTTCTACTGTTCGTGAAGCTGAAAATATTGAAGATAAGAAAGTGAGTGATATTGATCGTGAGGCAGTGCTGGCGTCAACTGAACGATTAGCAAATATTGTTGGTTATATTCGCGAACATTTTGACCAAAAAACAAAACGTAATAGTTTTTATAAACTAAAAGACCGCAGGATGGCAGGGTTTAACTCAATATTTGCTGTTTCATCTATTGATGTTGCAAAAAAATATTATGCTGAGTTTAAAAAACAACTAGATGACGTACCGAGTGATAAAAAACTTAAGGTCGCAATCATTTATAGCTTTGGGGTAAACGATGAGGACGCCGATGGAATGATAGATGAAAACTCTGAGGATACGAGTGGACTTGATGTAAGTTCGCGAGATTTTCTTGATAATTCCATTACTGACTATAATACAATGTTTGGAACGTCCTATGATACTTCATCAGATAAATTCCAAAATTATTATAAAGATATCAGTCTGAGAGTAAAAAACCGTGAGGTTGATATCCTTATTGTAGTTAATATGTTTTTAACTGGTTTTGATGCAACAACACTTAATACTTTGTGGGTAGATAAAAACTTAAGATTACACGGGTTATTGCAAGCATTTTCACGCACAAATCGCATTTTGAATAGTGTAAAGACTTTCGGAAATATCGTTTGTTTCCGCAATCTTGAGAAAGCCACTAACGAATCTATAGCTCTTTTCGGAGACAAAGAAGCAAGCGGGATAGTCCTTTTGAAGGCATATGATGATTACTACAACGGATACAAAGATGGCGAAAAGCAGGTGCGGGGATACACAAGTTTAGTAAAAGAACTCTTGGAAAGATTTCCAGTTGGAGAAAGAATCGTTGGCGAACAAAATCAAAAAGATTTTATTAAGCTATATGGGGGAATTTTACGAGTACGGAATATTTTGACAACCTTTGATGAGTTTACTGGCAACGAAATTTTAAGTGAACGCGATATTCAAGATTATCACAGTGCATATATCGATCTCTACAATGAATTTCGAAAGAATACAGAAGTTGATCAAGAAAATATTAATGATGACTTGGTTTTCGAAATGGAGTTAATTAAGCAGGTAGAAATAAATATTGATTATGTATTGGGGCTCATCAAGAAATATCACGAAGATCATAATAAGAATCGTGAGATTCTGATTGATATCAACAAAGCAATAGACTCAAGCGTCAAATTACGCAACAAAAAAGATCTCATAAATCAATTTATCACTTCGCTTGATGTCCATTCATCGGTCGATGGTGAGTGGCAGAATTTTGTAGACAAAAAAAGGATTGAGGAACTTGAGCAAATTATTACCAATGAAAATCTTGATCATGACGAGACTTATAAATTTGTGAAAAATTCGTTCCGTGATGGAAGTGTAGCAACAACTGGTACTGCTGTTGCTAAGATCTTACCTCCTGTATCTCGTTTTTCTCCAACCGGTGAACGTACTAAAAAACGTGAAAGTGTACTTAATAAACTTGTAAATTTCTTTGAAAAATTCTTTGATATTTCGGGTGGTATATTTGCAAAATAAAGATATGAAAAATAATAAGATAGTTATCTTAAGTGAGTTGGCTCAAGAACTTAAGATTATTTTAAAATTAAAAAGCACTTTGCTTATATCGAGAATAAAACCACCCGAACCCGATACAAATTCAAATAAATATTTTCATATGCGACTTGAGTTTAATTTATTTGATACTTCAATTCTTAAAATTAATACACATGAAGATGAACGAATATATAACTACATCTGGCACGAGACAGTTTAATTGAAGCTAATCAACGGTTAACCGAGTGGCTAATGTTTTACAATTTTGAACGCTCACATCAAACT
Above is a genomic segment from Candidatus Gracilibacteria bacterium containing:
- a CDS encoding type I restriction endonuclease subunit R, with the protein product MTSNPVFYKTISQNNESTVVAQYVANYNFLRDANYQSEAELEQAFIEQLKTQAYEYINISSETDLVSNLRLQLEKINNFTFTDTEWKHFFSSELANPNQSIKEKTATIQENHIKNLMRKDGTVKNIYLIKKDNIHDNSLQVINQYSTDEGQRSNRYDVTILVNGLPMVHIELKRRGVAIQEAFNQINRYQRESFFASSGLFEYVQLFIISNGTHTKYYSNTTRASHIKESSEGAAKKGKRTSSSYEFTSWWADAINRPITDLMDFAKTFFSKHTLLNILTRYCVFTTEQQLLVMRPYQIVATERILNRIEVSTNYKKLGTVEAGGYIWHTTGSGKTLTSFKTAQLASKLSYVDKVIFVVDRKDLDYQTMREYDKFQKGAANSNTSTAILKRQLEHSTVRIIITTIQKLDRFIGRNTTHTIFNDHVVLIFDECHRSQFGDMHAAITKTFKNYNLFGFTGTPIFAMNASSGGRPDLKTTEQAFGEKLHAYTIVDAIADKNVLPFKVNYVSTVREAENIEDKKVSDIDREAVLASTERLANIVGYIREHFDQKTKRNSFYKLKDRRMAGFNSIFAVSSIDVAKKYYAEFKKQLDDVPSDKKLKVAIIYSFGVNDEDADGMIDENSEDTSGLDVSSRDFLDNSITDYNTMFGTSYDTSSDKFQNYYKDISLRVKNREVDILIVVNMFLTGFDATTLNTLWVDKNLRLHGLLQAFSRTNRILNSVKTFGNIVCFRNLEKATNESIALFGDKEASGIVLLKAYDDYYNGYKDGEKQVRGYTSLVKELLERFPVGERIVGEQNQKDFIKLYGGILRVRNILTTFDEFTGNEILSERDIQDYHSAYIDLYNEFRKNTEVDQENINDDLVFEMELIKQVEINIDYVLGLIKKYHEDHNKNREILIDINKAIDSSVKLRNKKDLINQFITSLDVHSSVDGEWQNFVDKKRIEELEQIITNENLDHDETYKFVKNSFRDGSVATTGTAVAKILPPVSRFSPTGERTKKRESVLNKLVNFFEKFFDISGGIFAK